From a region of the Gordonia sp. PP30 genome:
- the cmk gene encoding (d)CMP kinase translates to MTDSVDVVAIDGPAGTGKSTVAGRLAERVGAHYLDTGAMYRAATLAALRAGVAPDDDDRVAEVVSGSRIRLDEGSAGETVVWLGDDDVSREIRTDEVTAAVSAVSANPVVREKLVALQRAHADTSFLVVEGRDIGTVVFPNAALKVFLTATPEARAERRHRQNLAAGRPSDLAEVLASVNRRDHLDSTRAVSPLRPADDAVHVDTSDLTLNQVLDRLTELVGERIGVRDV, encoded by the coding sequence ATGACCGACAGCGTGGACGTGGTCGCGATCGACGGCCCGGCGGGCACCGGCAAGTCGACGGTGGCGGGCCGGCTCGCCGAGCGCGTGGGCGCCCACTACCTCGACACCGGCGCCATGTACCGCGCGGCCACCCTGGCCGCGCTCCGGGCGGGCGTCGCGCCCGATGACGACGACCGAGTCGCCGAGGTGGTCTCCGGGAGCCGGATCCGGCTCGACGAGGGCTCGGCCGGCGAGACCGTCGTCTGGCTCGGCGACGACGACGTCTCGCGGGAGATCCGTACCGACGAGGTGACCGCCGCGGTGTCGGCGGTCTCGGCGAATCCCGTCGTGCGCGAGAAGCTCGTCGCGCTGCAGCGGGCGCACGCGGACACGTCGTTCCTGGTGGTCGAGGGCCGCGACATCGGCACCGTCGTCTTCCCGAACGCCGCGCTGAAGGTGTTCCTGACGGCCACCCCGGAGGCGCGCGCGGAGCGCCGTCACCGGCAGAACCTGGCGGCCGGCCGGCCCAGCGACCTCGCCGAGGTGCTGGCCAGCGTCAACCGCCGCGACCACCTGGACTCCACCCGCGCGGTGAGCCCGCTGCGGCCCGCGGACGACGCGGTGCACGTGGACACCAGTGACCTGACCCTGAATCAAGTGCTCGACCGGCTGACGGAGCTCGTCGGCGAGCGGATCGGAGTGCGCGATGTCTGA
- a CDS encoding GlsB/YeaQ/YmgE family stress response membrane protein yields MDIGFFIIGILLWGMLIGAAAQWILGVNKPSTINWGMALGSGVIGSFVGGALGSLIAGEGFHFRPSGIIGSLIGALIVTLIWVWIDRRKGDS; encoded by the coding sequence ATGGACATCGGCTTCTTCATCATCGGAATCCTCCTGTGGGGCATGCTCATCGGCGCGGCGGCCCAGTGGATTCTGGGCGTCAACAAGCCGTCGACGATCAACTGGGGCATGGCCCTCGGTTCGGGTGTGATCGGCTCGTTCGTCGGCGGTGCGCTCGGCAGCCTGATCGCCGGCGAGGGCTTCCATTTCCGCCCGAGCGGCATCATCGGCTCGCTGATCGGCGCGCTCATCGTGACCCTGATCTGGGTGTGGATCGACCGCCGCAAGGGCGATTCGTGA
- the scpB gene encoding SMC-Scp complex subunit ScpB, producing MNEQLDHDPTIDDEGSRILDDDHLRGALEAVLLVVDSPISTEELATVVDQDRVRVRTMLKRIADELTESGSGIDLRYAGDGWRYYTRSEYAPYVENLLLDGARSKLTRAALETLAVVAYRQPVTRARVSAIRGVNVDGVMRTLLARGLINEAGTDPQTTATTYETTELFLERLGLASLTELPDLAPLLPDVDVIDDLGEELLDDPRFAKLSAQAAQSDVDTSAEVLRDADGE from the coding sequence GTGAACGAGCAACTGGACCACGACCCCACCATCGACGACGAGGGGAGTCGCATCCTCGACGACGACCACCTGCGCGGCGCGCTGGAAGCTGTTCTGCTGGTGGTGGATTCGCCGATCTCGACCGAGGAGCTGGCCACCGTCGTCGATCAGGACCGCGTGCGGGTGCGCACCATGCTCAAGCGGATCGCGGACGAGCTCACCGAGTCCGGCAGCGGCATCGATCTGCGCTACGCGGGCGACGGATGGCGCTACTACACCCGTTCGGAGTACGCGCCGTACGTCGAGAATCTGCTGCTCGACGGCGCACGCAGCAAGTTGACCCGGGCGGCGCTGGAGACGCTCGCCGTGGTCGCCTACCGCCAGCCCGTCACCCGCGCGCGGGTCAGCGCCATCCGGGGAGTGAACGTCGACGGCGTGATGCGGACGCTGCTGGCCCGCGGCCTCATCAATGAGGCGGGCACCGACCCGCAGACCACGGCGACCACGTACGAGACCACCGAACTCTTCCTGGAACGGCTCGGGCTCGCGTCGCTGACCGAACTGCCCGACCTGGCGCCGCTGCTGCCCGACGTCGACGTGATCGACGACCTCGGGGAGGAACTCCTGGACGATCCGCGATTCGCCAAGCTGAGTGCTCAGGCGGCACAATCAGACGTGGACACCTCGGCGGAGGTCCTGCGCGACGCCGACGGGGAATGA
- the der gene encoding ribosome biogenesis GTPase Der, whose translation MSDENFGDDVVDDAQNHEDTGGHDGDGYDGDGTWSDESEWDLSDFLSDEDAELQETLPVVAIVGRPNVGKSTLVNRILGRREAVVEDIPGVTRDRVSYPANWTGKRFMVTDTGGWEPDAKGLQQSISAQAEYAMRSADVIVLVVDATVGATATDEAVARTLRRSKAPVILAANKVDSERAEADAAVLWSLGLGEPQMISASHGRGTGDLLDLILAKLPEKPRELNPAGGPRRIALVGKPNVGKSSLLNRLAGEERSVVDNVAGTTVDPVDELIEMDGKWWQFVDTAGLRRKVRTASGHEYYASLRTRAALDSAELALLLIDASQPITEQDLRVLSMIVDSGRALVVVFNKWDLVDEDRRYILEKEIDRELSRVPWARRVNISATTGRAVQKLVPAMEQALESWDKRIPTGKLNNWLKEIIAATPPPVRGGRQPRVMFATQAATRPPTFVLFTTGFLEAGYRRFLERRLREEFGFDGSPVRINVRVRDKRERRK comes from the coding sequence ATGTCTGACGAGAACTTCGGCGACGACGTCGTCGACGACGCCCAGAACCACGAGGACACCGGCGGCCACGACGGCGACGGCTACGACGGCGACGGCACCTGGAGTGACGAGTCGGAGTGGGATCTCTCGGACTTCCTCTCCGATGAAGACGCCGAACTGCAGGAGACGCTGCCGGTGGTGGCCATCGTCGGGCGGCCGAACGTCGGCAAGTCGACGCTGGTGAACCGGATCCTGGGGCGGCGCGAGGCCGTCGTCGAGGACATTCCGGGCGTCACGCGGGACCGGGTGTCGTACCCGGCGAACTGGACCGGCAAGCGGTTCATGGTGACCGACACCGGCGGCTGGGAGCCCGACGCGAAGGGGCTCCAGCAGTCGATCAGCGCGCAGGCCGAGTACGCGATGCGGTCGGCCGACGTGATCGTGCTGGTGGTCGACGCGACCGTCGGTGCCACGGCGACCGACGAGGCCGTCGCCCGCACGTTGCGCCGCTCCAAGGCGCCGGTGATCCTGGCGGCCAACAAGGTCGACAGCGAACGCGCCGAGGCCGACGCCGCGGTGCTGTGGTCGCTGGGGCTGGGGGAGCCGCAGATGATCTCGGCGTCGCACGGCCGTGGAACGGGCGACCTGCTCGATCTGATCCTGGCGAAGCTGCCGGAGAAGCCGCGCGAGCTGAACCCGGCCGGTGGTCCGCGCCGGATCGCGCTGGTCGGCAAGCCGAACGTCGGCAAGAGCTCGCTGCTGAATCGTCTTGCCGGAGAAGAACGTTCGGTGGTCGACAATGTCGCCGGCACCACCGTCGACCCCGTCGACGAGCTGATCGAGATGGACGGGAAGTGGTGGCAGTTCGTCGACACGGCCGGTCTGCGGCGCAAGGTGCGCACGGCGAGCGGGCACGAGTACTACGCGTCGCTGCGCACGCGCGCGGCGCTCGACTCGGCTGAGCTGGCACTGCTGCTGATCGACGCGAGCCAGCCGATCACCGAGCAGGATCTGCGGGTGCTGTCGATGATCGTCGACAGCGGGCGCGCGCTGGTGGTCGTGTTCAACAAGTGGGATCTGGTCGACGAGGATCGCCGCTACATCCTGGAGAAGGAGATCGACCGGGAGTTGTCGCGCGTGCCGTGGGCGCGGCGGGTCAACATCTCGGCGACGACGGGTCGTGCGGTGCAGAAGCTGGTGCCGGCGATGGAGCAGGCGCTGGAGTCGTGGGACAAGCGGATCCCGACCGGCAAGCTGAACAACTGGCTCAAGGAGATCATCGCCGCGACACCGCCGCCGGTGCGCGGTGGGCGTCAGCCGCGGGTGATGTTCGCGACGCAGGCCGCGACGCGCCCGCCGACCTTCGTGCTGTTCACGACGGGCTTCCTGGAGGCCGGTTACCGGCGGTTCCTGGAGCGGCGGCTGCGCGAGGAGTTCGGCTTCGACGGTTCCCCGGTGCGCATCAACGTGCGGGTGCGTGACAAGCGGGAGCGGCGCAAGTAG
- a CDS encoding pseudouridine synthase, with protein sequence MGTASRDGRPGQGDGDRRARSAGDKGKKPAGKKPGKPAAGKKAAGKSAGVKRGAQTPSSRKPHRKGSRPDVASGRIRLNNAKPARHQVAEVDADGATYVADGMRLQKVLAAAGVASRRGAEELIAAGRVEVDGQTVVEQGLRIDPNTAIIKVDGARVVIDETKQYLALNKPRGMQSTMSDEEGRPCIGDLVAERVMSGQRLFHVGRLDAETEGLILLTNDGELAHRLMHPSYEVPKTYLATVRGQLPRGIGRALRDGIELDDGPAYVDEFAVLEVHEGRTLLRLVLHEGRKRIVRRLLAEVGFPVQRLVRTDIGPIALGNQRPGSMRALDSKEIGALYKAVGM encoded by the coding sequence ATGGGAACCGCTAGCCGAGACGGCAGACCGGGACAGGGTGACGGCGATCGTCGTGCCCGCTCTGCCGGTGACAAAGGGAAGAAGCCGGCCGGAAAGAAGCCGGGCAAGCCGGCCGCCGGGAAGAAAGCCGCAGGTAAGAGCGCCGGAGTCAAGCGCGGCGCGCAGACTCCGTCGAGCCGCAAACCGCATCGCAAGGGTTCACGACCGGACGTCGCCTCCGGCCGGATCCGCCTGAACAACGCCAAACCCGCCCGCCACCAGGTCGCCGAGGTCGACGCCGACGGGGCGACGTACGTCGCCGACGGCATGCGGCTGCAGAAGGTGCTCGCCGCGGCGGGTGTCGCCTCCCGGCGTGGCGCCGAGGAACTGATCGCCGCCGGGCGCGTCGAGGTCGACGGCCAGACCGTCGTCGAGCAGGGCCTGCGCATCGATCCGAACACCGCGATCATCAAGGTCGACGGCGCGCGCGTGGTGATCGACGAGACCAAGCAGTACCTGGCGCTGAACAAGCCGAGGGGCATGCAGTCGACCATGAGCGACGAGGAGGGCCGGCCGTGCATCGGTGATCTGGTCGCCGAGCGCGTCATGAGTGGGCAGCGACTGTTCCACGTCGGACGGCTCGACGCCGAGACCGAGGGCCTGATCCTGCTCACCAACGACGGCGAGCTGGCGCACCGGCTGATGCATCCGTCGTACGAGGTCCCCAAGACCTACCTCGCCACCGTGCGCGGCCAGCTCCCGCGCGGCATCGGCCGCGCGCTGCGCGACGGCATCGAACTGGACGACGGCCCCGCCTACGTCGACGAGTTCGCGGTGCTGGAGGTGCACGAGGGTCGCACCCTGCTGCGGCTGGTGCTGCACGAGGGGCGCAAGCGGATCGTGCGACGGCTGCTCGCGGAGGTCGGGTTCCCGGTGCAGCGTCTCGTGCGCACCGACATCGGCCCGATCGCACTGGGCAACCAGCGGCCCGGCAGCATGCGCGCGCTCGACTCGAAGGAGATCGGGGCACTGTACAAGGCGGTGGGAATGTGA